In Dysgonomonadaceae bacterium zrk40, one genomic interval encodes:
- a CDS encoding DUF4870 domain-containing protein, whose protein sequence is MKYEDLKILDELREKGSITEEEYQREKAKMLNDEASHANSGKQPLFGLTENTYLMLMHLSQFAGAIVPLAGFVVPIIMWTTQKDVNAQVDMHGKNILNAIISYAIYALILTITVIGIPVAIVLGVLYAVFVVIATVKANNGEYWKYPFTIQFIK, encoded by the coding sequence ATGAAGTACGAAGATTTAAAAATTCTGGATGAGTTGAGAGAAAAAGGTAGCATTACCGAAGAGGAATACCAGCGTGAGAAAGCAAAGATGCTGAACGATGAGGCCTCTCATGCGAACAGTGGAAAACAACCCCTGTTCGGGTTGACTGAAAACACCTACCTGATGCTGATGCATCTCTCACAGTTTGCAGGCGCCATCGTGCCGCTGGCCGGTTTTGTAGTGCCCATCATCATGTGGACAACCCAGAAGGATGTGAACGCGCAAGTTGATATGCATGGCAAGAACATCCTCAATGCGATCATCAGTTACGCGATCTACGCGCTCATATTGACCATTACAGTCATCGGTATTCCCGTAGCCATTGTCTTGGGTGTTTTATATGCAGTTTTCGTGGTCATTGCAACAGTAAAAGCAAACAACGGTGAGTACTGGAAATATCCCTTTACGATACAATTTATCAAATAA
- a CDS encoding ATP-binding cassette domain-containing protein encodes MAQEQLVNYSNVQLNRDENIILRNVNLTVNRGDFLYIIGKVGSGKSTLMKSMYAELPVESGSARVFDYELATIKRRLVPFLRRKIGIVFQDFQLLIDRTVEKNLEFVLRATGWKNKREISDRIHEVLVQVGMQNKTYKMPHELSGGEQQRVVIARALLNSPALILADEPTGNLDPETGSQIVSLLHEIAERGTAVIMSTHNYSIVEAFPGKIMRCENMELLMMAN; translated from the coding sequence ATGGCGCAGGAGCAACTGGTAAACTATTCAAACGTACAACTTAACCGCGATGAGAACATCATCCTGCGGAACGTAAACCTCACGGTGAACCGTGGCGACTTTCTCTACATCATTGGCAAGGTGGGATCGGGGAAAAGCACCCTGATGAAAAGCATGTATGCGGAGCTGCCCGTTGAGTCGGGCAGCGCACGCGTGTTCGATTATGAACTGGCCACGATCAAACGCCGCCTTGTTCCTTTTTTGCGTCGCAAAATCGGAATTGTCTTCCAGGATTTTCAGTTGTTGATTGACCGTACGGTGGAGAAGAACCTGGAATTCGTGCTCAGGGCTACCGGCTGGAAGAACAAGCGGGAGATCAGCGACCGCATCCACGAGGTGTTGGTTCAGGTGGGGATGCAAAACAAGACCTACAAGATGCCGCATGAACTCTCAGGCGGAGAACAACAACGTGTGGTGATTGCCCGTGCACTGCTCAACTCTCCGGCACTGATCCTGGCCGATGAACCTACGGGCAACCTCGATCCCGAAACGGGAAGCCAGATTGTTTCCCTATTGCATGAGATTGCAGAGAGAGGTACGGCAGTTATCATGTCAACGCACAACTATTCCATCGTAGAAGCGTTCCCGGGCAAGATCATGCGTTGTGAAAACATGGAATTGCTGATGATGGCCAATTGA
- a CDS encoding CTP synthase translates to MADTKYIFITGGVVSSLGKGIIAASLGKLLQARGYKVTIQKFDPYINVDPGTLNPYEHGECYVTIDGHEADLDLGHYERFLNIQTTKDNNITTGRIYQNVIQKERRGDYLGKTVQVIPHITDEIKRNVKLLGVKKKFDFVITEIGGTVGDIESTPFLEAVRQLRWELGRNCFCLHLTYVPYIAAAGEVKTKPTQHSVKELQSLGIQPDMLVLRTERKLSKGVLDKVALFCNVEQGAVMQSVDVSTIYEVPVMMQKQGMDEIVLRKMNMPVGEPADLEPWKAFLQKRKDARKEVRIKLVGKYAELPDAYKSINESLSQAAIYNDRQLVLDVCHSEKITAENANEMLGDADGIVIAPGFGQRGIEGKFVALRYARENDVPTFGICLGMQCMVIEYARSVLGLEGANSTEMDSMTPHKVIDLMEEQKHITNMGASMRLGAYDCLLKKGSLAYKAYGKSKIEERHRHRYEFNNAYKESYEAAGMKCSGINPDSDLVEVVEVPSLRWYLGTQYHPEYNSTVISPNPLFMSFMLAASETRELRKKK, encoded by the coding sequence GTGGCTGATACAAAGTATATTTTTATTACGGGCGGCGTTGTTTCCTCTCTGGGTAAGGGAATTATTGCGGCATCACTCGGAAAGCTGTTACAGGCAAGAGGGTATAAGGTAACCATTCAGAAGTTCGACCCATACATCAATGTGGATCCCGGGACACTGAATCCCTATGAACATGGTGAATGCTATGTCACCATCGACGGACATGAAGCCGACCTCGACCTGGGGCATTATGAGCGATTCCTGAACATACAAACCACCAAAGACAACAACATCACCACCGGACGCATCTATCAGAATGTGATCCAGAAAGAGCGTCGTGGTGATTACCTGGGCAAAACAGTGCAGGTGATTCCCCACATTACCGATGAGATCAAACGGAACGTGAAGTTGCTCGGTGTGAAGAAAAAGTTCGATTTCGTGATCACAGAGATCGGTGGTACGGTGGGTGATATCGAGTCAACCCCCTTCCTGGAAGCGGTACGCCAACTGCGCTGGGAACTGGGCAGAAATTGCTTCTGCCTGCACCTTACCTATGTGCCCTACATTGCTGCGGCCGGTGAGGTGAAGACCAAACCCACGCAACATTCGGTGAAGGAGTTGCAGTCGCTCGGTATTCAACCCGACATGCTGGTGTTGCGTACCGAACGGAAGCTGAGCAAGGGTGTACTGGACAAGGTGGCTCTGTTCTGCAACGTGGAGCAGGGTGCCGTGATGCAGTCGGTCGACGTTTCCACCATCTACGAGGTTCCGGTGATGATGCAGAAGCAGGGGATGGATGAGATTGTACTGCGCAAGATGAACATGCCAGTGGGTGAACCCGCCGACTTGGAACCATGGAAGGCTTTCCTCCAGAAGCGAAAAGATGCGCGCAAAGAGGTGCGTATCAAGTTGGTGGGCAAGTATGCCGAACTGCCGGATGCTTACAAGTCGATCAATGAATCCCTTTCACAGGCAGCCATATACAACGACAGGCAGCTGGTGTTGGATGTTTGTCATTCCGAAAAGATTACCGCCGAAAATGCAAACGAGATGCTTGGCGACGCCGATGGCATTGTGATCGCTCCGGGCTTTGGGCAGCGCGGTATCGAGGGTAAGTTTGTCGCTTTGCGTTATGCCCGTGAAAACGATGTTCCCACCTTTGGCATCTGCCTGGGGATGCAGTGTATGGTGATAGAATATGCCCGCTCGGTATTGGGACTGGAAGGTGCCAACTCCACCGAGATGGATTCCATGACACCCCACAAGGTGATCGATCTGATGGAGGAACAGAAGCATATCACCAATATGGGTGCCTCAATGCGTTTGGGAGCGTACGATTGTCTGTTGAAGAAAGGATCGCTGGCATACAAAGCGTACGGAAAATCGAAGATTGAGGAACGCCACCGGCATCGTTATGAGTTCAACAATGCCTATAAGGAGAGTTACGAGGCAGCCGGAATGAAATGCAGCGGCATCAACCCCGATTCAGACCTGGTGGAGGTGGTGGAAGTACCCTCCCTGCGTTGGTATCTGGGAACACAGTATCATCCGGAATACAACAGTACGGTTATTTCGCCCAACCCTCTGTTTATGAGTTTTATGCTGGCGGCATCAGAAACAAGAGAATTGAGAAAGAAAAAATAG
- the yidC gene encoding membrane protein insertase YidC, producing the protein MDKNTIIGLLLITAIIIGFSIYNRPSQEQIAAQKRMQDSLALVEMERAAVTANSVDDTLENVGESTQGSNAADFFGAAAATPTTATDTTVAASLAYSDSLSLTASSDKTEQTVVLENEKVRIRLNTLGGSIRSVQLKEYLQHTGDSLYLFQNDEARFNMDLFNRNSVRLSTETEVFTPIRNADGNSVTMRLQTTPGQYIDFIYTLPADEYMMAFEVRVAGMRNALHPESLTNFKMFWEQDIRQQEKGRMFENRYARIHYKYDRQDVQKMSESKDDKKELSDPLKWFAFKDQYFSAIVIGEKPFSNTILTSKVLDDPDHIKSYAAEVWVPGELSAESDLITAGFNYYFGPVHFNTLKAYDKGVSDSSQKLELEETVYLGYRWLSWVNKWLVIPVFNFFLSLNWSMGLIILILTLMVKLVISPLTYKSYISSAKMRVLRPQIQELEKKFPGKEQDMMMKRQQATMELYNKVGVSPMSGCLPMLIQMPVLLALFFFFPSAIELRQQGFLWADDLSTFDSLISWSGDIPFVTKYLGNHISIFCLLMTVVNVFYTKYNMSMTDTGAQTMPGMKYMPIFMSVFMFFFLNSYPAGLNYYYFLSTLYTIVITLIMKQTINEDKILAELEANKKKPKKKSGFMARLAEAQKLQEKQAREKAKENAKRNYR; encoded by the coding sequence ATGGACAAAAATACTATCATAGGATTGCTGCTGATTACGGCGATTATCATCGGCTTTTCTATTTACAACAGACCCTCACAGGAACAAATTGCTGCGCAGAAACGGATGCAGGACTCACTTGCACTCGTCGAAATGGAGCGTGCGGCTGTCACTGCAAACAGTGTCGATGACACCCTTGAAAATGTAGGTGAGTCAACCCAGGGAAGCAATGCCGCCGATTTCTTCGGTGCCGCTGCCGCAACACCTACGACTGCCACCGATACCACGGTCGCTGCAAGCCTTGCTTATTCCGATTCGCTCTCGCTGACGGCATCCTCCGATAAAACCGAACAAACGGTGGTGCTGGAGAACGAAAAGGTAAGGATCCGACTCAACACCCTGGGAGGAAGCATCCGGTCGGTACAGCTCAAGGAATACCTGCAACATACCGGTGACAGCCTTTATCTTTTCCAGAATGATGAGGCCCGTTTTAACATGGATCTCTTCAACCGCAACAGTGTACGCCTCTCAACCGAAACGGAGGTGTTCACCCCTATCCGGAATGCAGACGGGAACAGTGTGACCATGCGGTTGCAGACCACACCGGGTCAATACATCGACTTCATCTACACGTTACCTGCCGATGAGTACATGATGGCTTTTGAGGTGCGTGTGGCCGGCATGCGCAATGCCCTTCACCCGGAGAGCCTCACCAACTTCAAGATGTTCTGGGAACAGGATATCCGTCAACAGGAGAAGGGGAGGATGTTCGAGAATCGCTACGCGCGCATTCATTACAAATACGACCGTCAGGATGTGCAGAAGATGAGCGAATCGAAAGATGATAAAAAGGAGCTTTCAGATCCGCTTAAATGGTTTGCCTTCAAGGATCAGTACTTCTCTGCGATTGTAATCGGAGAGAAACCTTTCAGCAATACCATCCTCACCTCGAAAGTGCTGGATGATCCCGACCATATCAAATCCTATGCTGCCGAGGTATGGGTGCCGGGTGAGTTGAGTGCCGAGAGTGACTTGATCACCGCCGGTTTCAACTACTATTTCGGGCCGGTACATTTTAACACGCTGAAGGCCTACGACAAAGGGGTGAGCGACAGTTCGCAGAAGCTGGAACTGGAGGAGACCGTTTACCTGGGTTACCGTTGGCTGAGCTGGGTGAACAAGTGGCTCGTGATTCCCGTCTTCAATTTCTTCCTCTCCCTGAATTGGAGCATGGGGCTGATCATCCTGATCCTGACGCTGATGGTGAAACTGGTGATCTCTCCGCTCACCTACAAATCCTACATCTCCTCCGCCAAGATGAGGGTATTGCGCCCGCAGATACAGGAGCTGGAGAAAAAATTTCCCGGCAAGGAGCAGGATATGATGATGAAGCGTCAACAAGCCACCATGGAGCTTTACAACAAGGTGGGGGTAAGCCCGATGAGCGGATGCCTTCCCATGCTGATCCAGATGCCGGTGTTGCTGGCCCTCTTCTTCTTCTTCCCCTCGGCCATCGAGTTGCGCCAGCAGGGATTCCTCTGGGCCGACGACCTCTCCACCTTCGATTCGCTGATCTCATGGAGCGGTGATATCCCCTTCGTGACCAAGTACCTGGGCAACCACATCAGCATCTTCTGTCTGTTGATGACGGTGGTGAACGTCTTCTACACCAAGTACAACATGAGCATGACCGACACCGGTGCACAGACAATGCCGGGGATGAAGTACATGCCCATTTTCATGTCGGTATTCATGTTCTTCTTCTTGAACTCCTATCCCGCAGGTCTTAACTATTACTATTTCCTCTCCACGCTTTACACCATTGTGATCACCCTGATCATGAAACAGACCATCAACGAGGATAAGATACTCGCAGAGCTGGAAGCCAACAAGAAGAAACCGAAAAAGAAATCGGGTTTCATGGCACGACTTGCCGAAGCACAGAAGCTTCAGGAGAAGCAGGCACGCGAGAAGGCAAAAGAGAATGCCAAACGCAATTACCGATAA
- a CDS encoding OmpA family protein, whose product MNQFSKVFAIALLGGAMIFSSCGLNRTVQGGGIGAGAGAAVGAGVGAIAGGGKGAAIGAGIGAVLGGTAGAIIGNKMDKQAAELEQIEGAQVEKVNEGEAIKVTFESGILYATNSSTLNIASRTSLDKFATSLLNNPDTDVRIYGHTDSTGSDAINNPLSERRAESVYNYLISKGVSGTRMVYEGFGSTQPVADNSTVAGRAENRRVEVYILPNAKMIQEAQEQAQ is encoded by the coding sequence ATGAACCAATTTTCAAAAGTATTTGCCATTGCTCTCTTGGGAGGTGCGATGATATTCTCCAGTTGTGGATTGAACAGAACAGTACAGGGTGGCGGCATTGGTGCAGGCGCAGGAGCTGCCGTAGGTGCCGGTGTGGGTGCCATTGCCGGAGGTGGCAAAGGAGCCGCCATTGGTGCCGGTATCGGAGCTGTGCTAGGCGGAACGGCCGGTGCCATCATCGGCAACAAGATGGACAAGCAGGCAGCTGAACTGGAGCAGATTGAAGGTGCTCAGGTGGAGAAAGTAAACGAAGGTGAAGCCATCAAGGTCACTTTTGAATCAGGTATTCTCTATGCCACCAACTCCAGCACGCTGAACATTGCTTCCCGTACTTCGCTCGACAAGTTCGCCACTTCACTGTTGAACAATCCCGATACCGACGTCAGGATTTACGGACATACCGACAGTACCGGCAGCGATGCCATCAACAACCCGTTGTCGGAACGTCGTGCTGAATCTGTTTACAACTACCTGATCTCAAAAGGAGTTTCAGGTACCCGCATGGTTTATGAAGGATTCGGTTCCACCCAACCGGTGGCAGACAACAGTACCGTTGCCGGCAGAGCTGAAAACCGCCGTGTTGAGGTATACATCCTGCCCAACGCCAAGATGATTCAGGAAGCACAGGAACAAGCTCAGTAA
- a CDS encoding GAF domain-containing protein, with translation MAEDLYIVNEGSLKDKYESLIPQLKALIKDESDLVANMANMAAALKETFGFFWVGFYRVDGEQLVLGPFQGPVACTRIVYGRGVCGTAWKEGQTLLVPDVDQFPGHIACSSLSRSEIVVPAFKGNEVCAVLDVDSDRLDAFSETDAVYLQKIVSLLKF, from the coding sequence ATGGCAGAAGATTTATACATCGTAAATGAGGGTTCTTTGAAGGATAAATATGAATCATTGATACCCCAATTGAAGGCTCTCATCAAAGATGAATCGGACCTTGTGGCCAACATGGCCAACATGGCGGCGGCACTGAAAGAGACTTTCGGCTTCTTCTGGGTCGGTTTTTACCGGGTTGATGGTGAACAGCTGGTGCTGGGACCTTTCCAGGGGCCTGTGGCCTGTACCCGGATCGTTTATGGAAGGGGTGTCTGCGGTACGGCCTGGAAGGAGGGGCAGACATTGCTCGTTCCTGATGTGGATCAGTTCCCGGGTCACATCGCTTGTAGTTCGCTATCCCGCTCCGAGATCGTGGTACCTGCTTTCAAGGGGAATGAGGTTTGTGCCGTGCTCGACGTCGATAGCGACCGCCTTGATGCATTTTCTGAGACGGATGCAGTTTACCTCCAAAAAATTGTATCTCTGTTAAAATTTTAG
- a CDS encoding TonB-dependent receptor, giving the protein MRKPILSLLLLLITLLSHAQQGRIEGRVYNEKNNEPLEFATIQIQGTLTGSTTDLDGRFIFTGIEPGFVRLIVSYVGFETTVSAEIQVQGNQTSFIDIAVPESSTLISEVVIRPNVNLKKIESPVSFATVSVKDIEKAAGVNRDVSKVLQTLPGVGATDPNRNDLIVRGGGPSENVFYLDGVEIPIINHFATQGSSGGAVGVINPDFVREINFYTGAFPASRPNALSSVMDIRQKDGSADRIHTQLAVGASDAAFTLDGPIGEKSTFIVSARQSYLQLLFKLIGLPFLPTYNDFQVKYKYKIDQKNELSFIGIGAIDNMTLNTGLQETGTEAQKYLLSYLPIYEQWNYAVGAVYKHFSDRYFDTWVLSRNMLRNNNYKYEENDESRPKISDYRSDEAENKLRFERSYPDLPVKILVGAGVTYSHYTNSTNRKAFVEGSLTDLIYSTNLNLWSYQAFIQASDTYLDERLSLSLGVNTIGNNYNKNMGNPLNQISPRFSASYRINDKWDLNGNVGRYAMRPAYTTLGYKDADGNFANQNEQLKHIISNQAIAGFEFRPTDVTRFNLEGFYKQYTNYPLSVAEGISIAGKGTDYGQIGDEEIISTGKGRAYGIEFSGKLFDWKKLNSTVTYTLFRSEFTDSEGTYRPSNWDTRHMVNLIGSYRLPRNWNISMRWRYVGGAPYSPVDIELSSSKAAWSVTNQAYIDYANYNTLRLGDSHQLDLRIDREFYYNRWMLNLYADVQNAYNFQSENPPIFTNRDSNGDVMDDPANPQEKQLLRRIETYSGTVLPTIGIIVKF; this is encoded by the coding sequence ATGAGAAAACCGATATTGTCACTGCTACTGTTACTGATCACTTTGCTCTCCCATGCACAGCAGGGAAGGATTGAAGGGCGTGTATACAACGAGAAAAACAACGAACCGCTGGAGTTTGCCACCATCCAGATACAGGGAACCTTGACCGGTTCCACCACCGATCTTGATGGCAGGTTTATCTTCACCGGTATCGAGCCCGGATTCGTGCGGCTGATTGTCAGCTACGTGGGGTTTGAGACCACTGTTTCGGCAGAGATACAGGTACAGGGAAACCAAACCTCCTTCATCGATATCGCTGTACCGGAGTCATCCACCCTTATCAGCGAAGTGGTGATCCGCCCCAACGTGAACCTGAAGAAGATCGAGAGTCCCGTTTCATTTGCCACGGTGAGTGTCAAGGATATCGAAAAGGCTGCCGGCGTGAACCGTGACGTCTCAAAGGTGCTGCAGACCCTGCCGGGCGTGGGGGCCACCGATCCCAACCGGAACGACCTGATCGTGCGCGGTGGCGGTCCATCAGAAAATGTCTTCTACCTCGACGGGGTGGAGATCCCCATCATCAATCACTTCGCCACGCAGGGCTCCTCCGGGGGTGCAGTGGGGGTGATCAACCCCGACTTCGTGCGGGAGATCAACTTCTACACCGGCGCCTTCCCTGCCAGCCGCCCCAACGCGCTCAGTTCGGTGATGGACATCCGTCAGAAGGACGGGAGCGCCGACCGCATCCATACCCAGCTTGCCGTGGGAGCCTCCGATGCCGCCTTCACCCTGGATGGTCCCATCGGTGAGAAATCGACCTTCATCGTCTCTGCTCGCCAGTCCTACCTGCAGCTCCTCTTCAAGCTGATCGGCCTCCCTTTCCTGCCGACCTACAACGACTTCCAGGTGAAATACAAATACAAGATCGACCAGAAGAACGAGCTCTCCTTCATCGGCATCGGCGCCATCGACAACATGACACTCAATACCGGCCTGCAGGAAACCGGCACCGAGGCTCAGAAGTACCTGCTCAGCTACCTGCCCATCTATGAGCAGTGGAACTACGCCGTGGGAGCTGTCTACAAGCATTTCAGCGACCGTTATTTCGACACCTGGGTACTGAGCCGGAACATGCTGCGCAACAACAACTACAAGTATGAGGAGAACGATGAGTCGCGCCCCAAAATCTCGGACTACCGTTCCGATGAGGCGGAGAACAAGCTGCGCTTCGAGCGGAGCTACCCCGACCTGCCGGTGAAGATCCTGGTGGGTGCCGGTGTCACTTACTCACACTACACCAACAGCACCAATCGAAAGGCATTCGTGGAGGGCTCGCTCACCGACCTGATCTACAGCACCAACCTCAACCTCTGGTCCTACCAGGCATTCATACAGGCATCGGACACCTACCTCGATGAGAGACTCTCCCTCTCACTCGGTGTCAACACCATTGGCAACAACTACAACAAAAATATGGGGAATCCCCTGAATCAGATCTCCCCAAGGTTTTCCGCCTCCTACCGGATTAACGATAAATGGGACCTCAACGGCAACGTCGGGCGATATGCCATGCGACCCGCCTACACCACGCTGGGCTACAAGGATGCAGATGGCAACTTCGCCAACCAGAACGAGCAACTGAAGCATATCATCTCCAACCAGGCGATCGCCGGTTTCGAGTTCAGGCCAACCGACGTGACACGCTTCAACCTGGAAGGGTTCTACAAGCAATATACAAACTATCCTCTCTCGGTGGCAGAAGGGATCAGCATCGCCGGCAAGGGGACCGACTACGGGCAGATCGGTGACGAGGAGATCATCTCCACCGGCAAGGGGCGCGCCTACGGGATTGAGTTCTCCGGGAAGCTGTTCGACTGGAAAAAACTCAACAGCACGGTGACCTACACCCTATTTAGAAGCGAGTTCACCGACAGTGAGGGTACCTACCGCCCCTCCAACTGGGATACCCGTCACATGGTGAACCTTATTGGCAGCTACCGTCTGCCCCGCAACTGGAACATCTCCATGCGCTGGCGATATGTGGGGGGTGCCCCCTACTCGCCCGTCGACATCGAACTCTCCAGCAGCAAAGCTGCCTGGAGTGTCACCAACCAGGCCTACATCGACTATGCGAACTACAATACCCTGCGGCTCGGCGACTCACACCAGCTTGACCTACGCATCGACAGGGAGTTCTATTACAACCGCTGGATGCTGAACCTCTATGCCGACGTACAGAACGCCTATAACTTCCAATCTGAGAACCCGCCCATCTTCACCAACCGTGACAGCAATGGTGATGTGATGGATGACCCTGCCAACCCGCAGGAGAAACAACTGTTGAGAAGGATAGAAACCTACAGCGGCACTGTGCTTCCCACTATCGGGATCATTGTCAAATTTTAA
- a CDS encoding family 10 glycosylhydrolase → MYKIYFLLILLIVNSIHLLSSEPSATEVRAVWLTTNYGLDWPRNRTSREMQQKELITILDSLQKYNFNTVLFQVRGRGEVLYRSSIEPMSSLVVGGGNAPSAFDPLAFAIEECHKRGLECHAWIVTYPLGNDRQVRSLGNASVTRKHPSLVRKFNGEWYLDPGNPRSDDYLLSIVKEIVTGYEVDGIHFDYIRYPDNRGRFPDDAMYRLYGKGKSRADWRRDNITRFVTKAYDWIKQEKPWVQVSSAPLGRYRAIGSNGHGWTAMETVYQDAGRWMQAGKHDALYPMMYYKDHLFYPFVDDWMENGNRRIVVPGLGAYQMVELGWSRQDILNQVDYTRQNRVHGQAYFRAGNLLANTKGILSSIATYYRYPAKLPPMTWLSDTIPAPPADLRAERRADGLFELSWNDFGKQQRVTYNIYRTKSDDFNVDRAENLLAVGVKEPYLHLEVEDDDQAFYYFVTVSDSFHNESKPSTPAYFYHSQTIK, encoded by the coding sequence ATGTACAAGATATACTTTTTACTCATCCTGCTGATTGTCAATTCTATTCATCTGTTATCATCGGAACCATCGGCAACGGAAGTGAGAGCTGTGTGGCTCACCACCAACTATGGGCTCGACTGGCCGCGTAACAGAACCAGCCGTGAGATGCAGCAAAAAGAGCTGATCACCATCCTTGACAGTTTGCAGAAATACAACTTCAACACGGTACTCTTCCAGGTGCGGGGCAGGGGAGAGGTCCTTTATCGCTCATCAATAGAGCCGATGTCTTCATTGGTTGTCGGTGGTGGTAATGCTCCCTCTGCTTTTGATCCCCTGGCATTCGCCATTGAAGAGTGTCACAAGCGGGGACTCGAATGCCACGCATGGATTGTCACCTATCCCCTCGGTAACGACCGCCAGGTGAGGAGCCTGGGAAATGCTTCGGTGACCAGGAAGCATCCCTCCCTGGTGAGGAAGTTCAACGGTGAATGGTATCTCGACCCGGGAAATCCGCGGTCTGACGATTACCTCCTATCAATCGTGAAGGAGATCGTTACAGGCTACGAGGTGGATGGGATTCATTTCGATTACATCCGTTATCCCGACAACAGGGGACGTTTTCCCGACGACGCCATGTACCGCCTCTATGGCAAGGGGAAATCGCGGGCCGACTGGCGAAGGGATAACATCACACGGTTTGTGACCAAGGCGTACGACTGGATCAAGCAGGAGAAGCCATGGGTTCAGGTGAGCAGTGCCCCCCTGGGACGTTACCGTGCCATTGGCAGTAACGGACATGGATGGACTGCCATGGAGACGGTCTACCAGGATGCTGGTCGTTGGATGCAGGCTGGTAAGCACGATGCGCTCTATCCGATGATGTATTACAAGGATCATCTCTTTTACCCTTTTGTGGATGACTGGATGGAGAATGGCAACCGGCGCATCGTGGTACCCGGTCTCGGTGCCTATCAAATGGTAGAGCTGGGATGGTCACGACAGGATATCCTCAACCAGGTAGATTATACCCGGCAAAACAGGGTTCACGGGCAGGCCTATTTTCGTGCGGGCAACCTGCTCGCAAATACCAAAGGAATCCTCTCATCCATAGCAACCTACTATCGTTATCCGGCCAAGCTGCCGCCAATGACGTGGCTCTCAGATACCATCCCCGCACCCCCTGCCGATTTGAGGGCGGAACGAAGAGCCGACGGACTGTTTGAGTTGAGTTGGAATGACTTCGGAAAGCAGCAGAGGGTCACATACAATATCTATCGAACCAAAAGTGACGATTTTAACGTTGATCGGGCGGAGAATCTGTTGGCTGTGGGAGTGAAAGAGCCCTATCTTCACCTGGAGGTTGAAGATGACGATCAGGCATTTTACTATTTCGTGACTGTTTCAGATTCATTCCACAATGAGAGTAAACCCTCCACACCTGCATACTTCTATCACTCGCAAACAATCAAATAG
- a CDS encoding transcriptional repressor, whose product MEASQKLRKQVKDEFMEYLTLHKHRKTPERFAILDHIYTTKGHFDMDSLYKSMIDVNFRVSRATLYNTIDLLLDCGLVVKHQFGGNMSKYERAYGNENHDHLICTSCGQVWETRNSDLLTQAQLKKIKKFSVSYYSMYIYGTCSKCSHAKKMELRKLERDSKEKKKNK is encoded by the coding sequence ATGGAGGCCAGTCAGAAATTAAGAAAACAGGTGAAGGATGAGTTTATGGAGTACCTCACTCTGCATAAACACCGAAAGACACCCGAACGGTTTGCGATCCTGGACCATATCTACACGACGAAGGGACATTTCGACATGGATTCCCTCTACAAGTCGATGATTGACGTGAACTTCAGGGTGAGCCGCGCTACCCTTTACAATACGATAGATTTGTTACTGGACTGCGGACTGGTGGTGAAACATCAGTTTGGTGGTAACATGTCTAAGTATGAGCGGGCCTACGGCAATGAAAATCATGATCATCTGATCTGCACCAGCTGCGGACAGGTTTGGGAGACGAGAAACAGCGACCTGCTGACACAGGCTCAACTGAAAAAAATCAAGAAATTCAGCGTCAGTTATTACAGTATGTACATCTATGGTACCTGCAGCAAATGCAGCCATGCCAAGAAGATGGAACTACGAAAACTTGAGCGTGACAGCAAGGAGAAGAAAAAAAACAAATAA